The nucleotide sequence AGCTCCTGCATTTTATCTATCACCTTGGCTACCGCTTGCTTGATCGTTCGGATATTGTCATCTTCAAAATATAATCTCGCTGCAATTGGTTCAAAGTAAGGAAGAAAGAAAAATTGTACGTTTTTAAACTCGACTGGTTCAAATGCTTCTGCTAGCTGTGTTCGCAAAAAATAGTTCGAATAACTGAACCATGGCGTACCCGCTGAAAGTCTCGTACTGCTATCGTGATTTCCTGATATAGCAAAAATCGGGATCTTTTCCTTTAAATTCCAATCGACCATCAATTCATTGTATAATTCTACGGCATCAACAGCTGGGACACTCCTATCATATAAGTCTCCGGCAATCACGATTGCCTCTACTTTTTCTTCTTTCGCGATATCTAGTATAGAAGATAGTACATGACGCTGGTCTTCAATCAAGTCATAACCTTGTAGTTTTTTTCCGATATGCCAATCGGCTGTATGTAAAAAACGCATTCAATCACCTCAAAAAATGTCCTTCTAATTATTATAACACTTTGATCCATTACATGACACCTGTCTTCTATTTTACATATTGGAACGCAAAAAGAGGGCAGACTTGACGTCTCTCCCTCGTTTTCATTGAAAAAGTCTGAACTGAACAGGACAGTAGATTCAAAAGACCGCCCACGCATAAACTTATCATTTTATTTTTTTTTGACTTCATATTTGAAATCAGGGTTCACTTCTTTGTCCAATTTGTCAAAAGCTGCTTGTGTTCGTCGTTCGATCTCCGCCATACCTTCTTTATCCGTTTTCTTGATATCTGATAAGTCGATTGGTTCGCCGAAACGCACTGTCACTCTCTGACGCTTGAACAGATCCCCAAGTGTCAACGGACCTTGATATACAGCTGGCACGATTTTCGCTTTAGACATTCTGGAAATCAATGCCATTCCGCCTTTAAGTTCTGTAGCATGTCTTGTCCCACTGGGAAACATGATCAAACTCAAATTTGTCGATTTCAAAATCTTTACAGGTGTTTTAATGACGCTTGGTCCTGGATTTTCTCTTTTAACTGGAAAAGCATTGGATCGAGTTAATATAAATCGCAGAACTGGATTTTTGAACAGTTCTTCTTTTGCCATAAAGCTGAATTCCTTGGGTGCTGCAGCTACCGCCAGATATAATGGGTCCCACCAAGTACGATGGGGAGCAACTAGTATGTAATTCTCATCTTGCGGTAAAACTTCTTTATTCTCATAGCGGGCATTTCCATTAACTAAGGCTAATAGTACTCGAACTACCCCGCGCATAAATCGATAAAACATAGTCTCTTCCTTTCCCTTCTTATGGTCATAGTATGCATAAAAAATAGAGGTTTGACAAGCCACCTTGGTTCTTTTTAATAAAAATAGTATAATACAGACGACTATTTTTTTCATTTTGGAGGGAATCCATGCTTCACGAAGACGAACGAATCGACCAATTATACGCAGAAGATATCAAGATTATCCAAAGTTCCAAAGTGTTTTCTTTTTCTTTAGATGCTGTGCTGCTTGCTCACTTTTCCCGTGTACCTAAAAAAGGGAAGATTGTTGACCTTTGTGCAGGAAATGGCGCAGTTGGACTTTTTTTAAGTAAACGAACCCAGGCGGCTATCGACGCTATCGAACTTCAACCTCGTCTAGCAGACATGGCAAGACGTAGTATCGCGCTTAACCATTTAAATGAACAAATGACTGTCCACACCATCGATCTGAAAGACAGCTTATCTGTCGTTCGACATAATTCTTGTGACTTAGTCGTCTGTAATCCACCTTATTTCAAAGGGCTGCCAACAAATAAAACGAACCCTAATAAACACCTGGCAATCGCCCGTCATGAGATTCATACGACGTTAGAAGAAGTGATCGATATTTCAAGTAAGCTACTAAAAACAAATGGACGCTTTACTATGGTCCATCGTCCTGATCGGTTCTTAGAAATCATTCAGGTCATGGAAGACTATCGAATTGCACCTAAAAGGATCCAATTTGTTTACCCAAAACCTGGAAAAGAGGCAAATATTTTGTTAGTTGAAGGAATCAAAGAAGGCAAATTAGACGGATTCAAAGTCGCTCCACCATTGATCACTTACAATATGGATGGAGAATACACTGCAGAGATTCGTGAGATGCTCTATGGCAAATGAACATTATTTTTACGTATTATTCTGTAAAGATCAGACATTTTATGGTGGATATACAACCGATCTTTCTAGACGATTAGAGGAACATAACAATGGTACTGGTGCTAAATATACTCGTCTTCAAAAAAGAAGACCTGTTAAGATGATCCATGCAGAAGTATTTTCTTCAAGAAGCGAAGCAACAAAAGCAGAAGCTGCATTCAAAAAACTCACCCGAAAACAAAAAGAACGTTATTTACAGACACACTCAACCGTTTTGCTTCCTGAATCTATATGAATGTTAAAAACACGGTAAATATAAAAAAACTTCAGGCAAAAACAAATGTTTTTGCCTGAAGTTTTTTGTAGCTATCATTCTGTCACGTTTGTCTCACTGCTGTTCGTACTTGAACTTCCTCCTAGCAAGGCTTCGCTGACTAAGTGAATGTAATGTGTCATCCCTTCAGGATTTGGATGGACTTGATCATCATAAAACCAGTCACTATGGTCATTACTGTAGCTGTACCAATCAATCAGCGTCATATTGTCGTATTTTTTCGTCATCTGTTCAAGCATCGCATTCACGTCATTTTGCCAGCGCTTCGTCGGTACTCGGACATTGACCCAGTATACTTTTCGATCACCGATTGCATCCATCACACTATCAAACTGAGCTTCCGAGAATGAGCCATTCGTTCCTAGTCCAATCAGAACAGTGTCTTTCAACAAATCTTGTTCCTTTAATTTTTCAATGTACGGTACACTGGCATATAATTGTCGTCCGACATCTCCATCTACCACTACTTTTGGATAAAGTTCTTGTAGATCCGTTGCAGCATCCAACATAACTGAATCACCAAATGCCGTTAGTTCTAATTTTTGTGCCTTATTCCCTTGTGCCTTGGACAACTCGTACTTATCAAGGATCGCTTGGTCAACCGAACTAGTGGTGTTTTCTGAATTGTTTCTGGTTTCTTCTGCTAATTTTTTACTTTCAGCGATTTTTGCCTGCAGTTGTTTTTGATCGGCTGTTACAGCGTTTTTCGGTGCCGTAACGAAACCAACGAGTGCAATTGCTACAAGTAATGTGCCTGGAACAACCCATGGTTTGCTCTTACTGATGATCGGTTTGCTGAACCATCCTTTCATCACTTGGAATGTACGACCATAATCAAAACGTGCTAGCGGACGCTCCACATATCGATAAGAAAGTTCACTGATGATTAGAATCAATGTGATTTCCACTAAAGTATGCAACAAAACATGATCGGCAATATCAGTCACCTTTGCTTCATAAAAAATCATAACTGGAAACTGATACAGATAAATGCCATAGCTTCGTTTGCCAATCCAAGTAAATACTGGATTTGTCAGCCATCGATTCAAACTTGCTCCGGGGTGTGCTGTCACTGCAACTAGCACTACGCATAACAGACTCACTAGGAGCATTCCTCCGTAATAGATGAAATTGTAATGATCATCTAAAAAGAAGAAGCAAAGAATCAGTGCCAAAAGCGAGATTCCTCCAGCGATATTCAGAATATTTTTCGCTTGTTTCGGGATGTTTTTCTTTAAACGCGTACTTGGCCAAACAAACGCAAGCGCACTTCCCAACCATATAGAAAACAGACGAGTGTCGGTACCGTAATAAACACGGGTTGGATCGCCTCCTGGTGTATACAAGATCATCATCAAGATGGCGGAGAGGAAGGATGTACCTAACACAGTATAAAAGATCCATTTTCTTTTACGAACAAATACCATCAACAATACAAACAAGATCGGCCAAACCAAATAGTTTTGACCTTCTACTGCTAAAGACCAGATATGCGTAAACGGTGACTCATTAGCAAATCGATCGAAATAAGATAAACCGTTATTGATTTGCCACCAGTTGTTGACATACAGTAAGCTGCTGACCACAACTCCTCGAAGATTGTTTAACAGCCCTCGCTGAAACAAAGTGATATAAGCCGAAGCTGTCACAAGCATAAAAACAAGTGCCGGATAGAGTCTCTTCATTCTTCTGACATAAAATTGCCAAATATTGATTTTTCCATTTTGTTCCCATTCCTGCCGCAGCAGATCCGTGATCAAATAACCAGATACGACGAAAAAAATCGGAACGCCCAAATAGCCGCCTTTCATACTAGTTGGCAGAAGGTGATAGAAGATAACACCCACCACAGCTAATGAACGGAGCCCATCAAACCCAGTGATGTAGCGGCTGTTTTTTAACCTTTTTTGTTTTTCCATTCAATATTCCAACTTTTCATAAACTTTTTTCATTCGTAATATACGGGTATTAAGTGAAAATAGCAAGTAGAATCGTGTCCTTTCTCTACTATTTTTTTCTATCATCCCATAAATTTAAAAAAATAAACATGCTTTTTTTCAACTTTAAGAAAATTTCAAATAAAAAAGCAGTTTTTCTTTGCTGATTCTACTATGGTAGAAAAAAACTGCAGACAAACGAACGTCTGTCTACAGCAGTATTTCATGAATTTTTGTCAAACTCGATCTAAATGCCATCCTCATAGAAACGACCAAGTATCTGGACGTTTTCTGCAATACTTACAAAAGCTTGTGGATCAGAAGCTTTCATTGCTTCTCTAAGTAGAGGCAGTTCGTATCGTGTAACGATCGTCATCAATACTGTCTGCTTATCATGCTTATAAGCACCTTCTGCTTCATTGATGATCGTGATCCCTCTACGCATACAGTTTTGGATTTCATTTACTACTTTTTCTGGATGTTTCGTTACGATCATTACCTGCATCTTCTTTTGTTTAGTATAAACGACATCAGTTACTTTTCCACTGACGAAAATAGACAACGTACTGTAAAACATATATTGCCAGCCAAATAGAATTCCGGCAACAAAAACGATCAATGCATTGAAGTAGATCGAAATAGAACCAATCGACTTTCCTGTTTTTTTACGAATCGTGATACTCACGATATCTAGACCGCCCGATGATAGGCCGTTTCTCAACGCTAGCCCAATACCTAGTCCCATCACAGCCCCCCCAAACAACGCACAGATGATTGGATCGGTAGATAGGACTGTTTCCGGTAAAATATGGATACAAAGGGAGGTCAAAGTGACTGTGATAAAAGTGAAAATTGTAAACTTCTTCCCGATTTTTAACCACGCCAATACAAACAAAGGTATATTCAGTAAATACAAAGTTGTTGATACCGGTACTTCGAATCCTATCAGTGATTTTGACAAAGTCGTCAAAATCTGAGCTAGACCAGTAATACCACTTGAATAAATATGTCCTGGCTGATAAAAGAAATTCAATGCGACTGATGCGATCAACGCATAAACGATAGATACCGAAAGCTTGGTCGTGTAATCATGATAAGCCCAATTTTCGAATGTTTTTTTCATGGAAAAGCCCCGCTTTATATGTTATGGCTTCATTATAAAGTGTTTTTCAATTAAATCAAGGTTGTCAAAAGAAGCGTATTCGACAAATCCTTTTTACCTTTTTATCGGCTATTCTTCTATATTCGTTACATCAATATTCAATTCGAACAATTGTAAAGGCGAAACCATACTTGGTGCATCACTCATCACATCTGCTGCTTTTCCGTTTTTAGGAAAGGCAATGACTTCACGAATATTATCTTCTCCGGCTAATAACATTGCAAAACGGTCCAATCCTAATGCAATACCGCCATGTGGAGGGAATCCGTAATCTAAAGCTGTTAACAAGAAACCAAATTGTTCTTCCATTTGTTCTTTTGTAAAGCCTAGAGTTTCTAGTACTTTTTCTTGAAGCTCACGAGTATGAATACGGATAGAACCTCCGCCTAGTTCATAACCGTTCAAGACGATATCATAAGCTTCTGCATAGACTTTTGCAGGGTCTTCAGCCAATAACGGGATATCTTCTTCTTTTGGCATCGTGAATGGATGGTGAGCAGAGACATATCGACCTTCTTCTTCTGAAAATTCAAATTGTGGCCAATCAGTTACCCATAAGAAATTGAATTTCGATTCATCAATTAGTCCTAATTCTTTTCCTAAACGTGTCCGGATAGCACCTAATGCAGCAGCGACGATTTCACTTTTATCTGCGCCAAACATCAGCAAGTCACCTGGTTTTGCATCTGTTGCTTTAATGATTGCTTCTGTTGCTTCTCCCATGAATTTAGCAATTGGACCTTTCAATCCGTCTTCTTCTACTTTCAGCCATGCAAGCCCCTTAGCTCCGAATTGTCCTACATATTGACCTAACTGATCCATGTCTTTTCGTGAGTAGCGATCTGCAGCGCCTTTAGCATTCAATGCTTTCACGACACCGCCGTTTTCAAGAGCCATTTGGAAGACTTTGAATTCTACTTCTTTGACTGTATCGCTTAGATCGATCAATTCCATATCAAAACGTGTATCCGGTTTGTCGCTGCCGTAGCGAGCCATTGCTTCATCATAGGTCATACGAGGAAATGGCAATGTGACTTCGATACCGCGAACTTCTTTCATTACCTTCGCAATCAATCCCTCTGTGTAAGTTTGGATTTCTTCTGCTGTTAAGAACGTTGTTTCAATATCTACTTGCGTAAATTCAGGCTGACGGTCTCCACGTAAATCTTCATCGCGGAAACAACGAACGATTTGATAATAACGGTCGAATCCAGCATTCATCAGCAATTGTTTAAACAATTGAGGAGATTGCGGCAACGCATAGAAATGTCCAGCATGGACACGTGAAGGAACTAGGTAGTCTCTTGCGCCTTCTGGTGTAGATTTCCCTAGGTAAGGTGTTTCGATATCGAGAAAGTCATTATCATCTAAATAATGACGAATCGCTTTTGTTGTCGCATTTCTTAATTTGATGTTTTTAGTCATTTTTGGACGACGCAGATCCAAATAACGATATTTCAAACGTATTTCGTCACTGATTGCTTGATCATCTTCAATTTGAAATGGCGGGGTTTTTGCTTGATTCAAAATCACGATTTCACTTGCAATCACTTCGAATTCACCAGTGGCCATTTTAGGATTTACTGCATTTTCTCCGCGTCTTCTAACTTCCCCAGTCACTTCGATCACGTATTCACTGCGACATTTATCCGCGATTTCCCATGCTTCTTTGTTGATTTCAGGATTAAAGACGATTTGAACGATTCCTTCACGATCACGTAGGTCGATAAAGATTACTCCCCCAAGGTCTCGTCTTTTTTGTACCCATCCTTTTAATGTAACTGTTTGTTCTAATTGTTGTTCGGAAACTAATCCGCAATAGATCGTTCTTTGTGCCATTTATTTTTTTCCTCCTACTCGAATAAAGTCATTTCATCATAGACTTCATCAAAATGTTCATATATCTCTTCTAATGGAAAACTTTTTTCTTTTCGGCTTGCCATTGCTTTGACATTAATCGTTTGACTAGCAAGCTCATCTTCACCGATCACCAATACTAATTTGGCATTCGCTTTATCTGCTGTCTTAAATTGCGCTTTTGCTTTACGGTTCATGAAGTCGCGGTCAGCTGAAAAACCAAAGTTTCGAATCGCTTGGACCACTTTCAATGCTTCGATATTTGTTTCGTCTCCGAGTGCGACCACGTAAGCATCCAACTCATTAAATGCAGGGATAACTACTTCCTCTGCCTCCATAGTCAAGAGTAATCGCTCGATACCCATTGCAAATCCGAAGCCAGGTGTTGAAGGACCACCTAGTTCTTCCACTAGATTGTCATAACGTCCGCCTGCGCAAATCGTTGCTTGTGCCCCCATTTTTGGTGCGTCACTCATGATTTCAAAAATCGTATGTGTGTAATAATCTAGTCCGCGAACCATATTACTGTCGATTTCATAAGGAACAGCCAATGCATCCAGCATGGAAACAACGGTATCAAAATGTTTTTGAGCAGGCTCGCTTAGATAATCTAAGATAGATGGAGCTTCTGCCACAAATTTTTGATCTCGTTTGTCTTTACTGTCCAATACGCGTAATGGATTTTCATGAAGGCGGCGTTTAGAGTCTTCACTCAGCTCTGATTCAAAAGGTAAAAGATAGTCGATCAATGCTTGACGATAGGCTTGACGCGTTTCTTTATCACCTAATGAATTGATGACTAGCCGGATTTGCGTGATCCCCAACTGTTTGAAGAAATCAAGTGCCATCACCATGCTCTCCACATCAGTTGCAGGGTTTTCTGATCCAAATGCTTCTACTCCGATTTGATGGAATTGACGTAACCGTCCTTTTTGAGGGCGTTCGTAGCGAAACATTGGTCCCATATAAAAAGTTTTGAACGGTTTCGCATACTCTGGGCCGAACAATTTATGCTCAACAAAAGAACGAACGATTGGTGCTGTACCTTCTGGTCGAAGCGTCACATGGCGTTCCCCTTTGTCATAAAAATCATACATCTCTTTTGAAACGATATCCGTTGTATCCCCTACACTTCGGGATATCACTTCATAGTGTTCAAAAATCGGTGTACGCATTTCATTATACTGATAATCTCTGAATAATAAACGTGCTGTTTCTTCGACAAACTGCCATTTTTCTGATTCGCCTGGCAAAATATCATTTGTTCCTTTTGGTCTTTGGAAACTCATAGTTTTCTCTCCCTTTCTTAGCTATGTAAATAAAAAAATCACCCTTGTTCATCATGAACAAGGGTGAATGAAATTCATACACGGTACCACCTAATTTTGAAAGATTTCTCTTTCCTCTTACGAATAACGCTCGTACGCGGGACGGCTTTTCACTCGTCCATCTCCAGAGTGTCTTTAGGCTAATGAAACTTTAGATCATTTTCAGCCTCGATGATCCTCTCTTGTAAAGTTTCAAAAACTTACTCGCTCTTTCATTGACATTCGATATTACTTATAACCTACTAAAAACCAGTCTCAAAGTCAAGAGATATCTGACTATTTCCCCTCACAAAAACGTTTTAGTTCAGCTTTTTGGTATTTTGTTTTAGACTAGACAAAAAGGAGGAATCAGCTATGGCAGAAATAAGAATCGGACATTCACAAGTCTACGCAGAACAGCTTGGATTAGGAGCAAATGCCGTTGGAGGACATAATCTTTTTGACGGTTTGGAAGATGAGACAGGAAAACAAGTAGTTCGTACAGCTTTGAATAGCGGGATCAATTTGATCGATACCGCTTATGCTTACGGAAACGGCCGTTCCGAAGAACTGATTGGCGAGGTACTGAAGGAAAAAGAATATGATCGCTCACGTGTCGTCATCGCTACAAAAGCTGCTCATGTACCAAATAAAGGGCGAACATTTGATAATTCTCCTGAGTTTCTCAAACAATCGGTGGAAGATGCACTAAAACGTCTGCAAACTGATTACATCGACATTTTTTATATCCACTTTCCGGATGAAAGCACACCAAAAAATGAATCAGTTGCTACATTGCACGAATTAAAAGAAGCAGGAAAAATCCGAGCAGTCGGTGTGTCAAACTTCACGTTAGAACAATTGAAAGAAGCGAATGCAGATGGATATGTCGATGTAGTAGAAGATAAATACAGTTTGATCCATCGGCAGGCTGAAAAAGAATTATTCCCTTATCTTGAAAAAAACAAAATCAGTTTTGTTCCCTATTTTCCTCTTGCTTCCGGTTTGCTGACAGGAAAATATGAACTTGGTGAGGAAAAACAATTTGGTGAAGGAGATCCTCGAAAAAGAAATCCAGATTTCCAAGGAGAACGTTTCAGAGAAATTTTAACCGCTGTCGATGTACTTCGCCCCATTGCTAAAAGATACCAAGCCACTCCTGCGCAACTTGTTTTAGCTTGGTACATGAAGAATCCACGAGTGTCTGTAGTTATACCTGGAGCTAAGCGTCCAGAGCAAGTATCTGACAATGTCCAAGCTTTAGATTTGCATTTATCCAATGAAGATTATCAAACCATTGATGAAGCATTTCGTGGATTTTGATCAATTGACCTTATCAATTTATAGTAATATGAAAAAAGGAAGATCAGCACTGTTTGATCTTCCTTTTTTTCGATAAGTTTATGCTAATCTAATTCTTGTAAAGTAGCGCTCGGCTATTCGGATAAGTCGGAAACTGATTGAATGGAATCGTCCAATCTTGTTCAGGTACAGAGAACTCAAACTTATTTACTAGCTGATCGGAAAACACACGTAGACTATGAAGAGTGATCCATTCTCCTGCACAGCGATGCATTTGTCGAAAATTTCCCCCGCCTTGTGCAATCATCTCATATTCTTCTTTATAGGAAATATCTTTTGCTTTCCCTACATACCGTTTGATCATAAAGGAATCTGGCGCTTCAACTGTTCGTTCATCATGGTCTGTTCCATATAAATCTAAAATAACCCAACTGCCTTCTGGTATACGATAACCATCTACTTCTACTTCTTTCAGCGAAATCGCAGGTAGCATTGGGAAGAAAGGATAATAGCGTCTCATTTCTTGAATAAACGGATCTTGTAACGTCGAAAAGTCATTTTTTAATTGCTGATACAAATCTGGTCTACTGAAAAGTGCATGTCCCATCAATGCCGCCCACACAGTTAGAGCAACCGTTGGACGGATGATGTTCAATAATTCAACAGCTGCCACTTCCAGAGGTAAAAGCTGACCATCTAAATCTGTGGCATTGGCAAAAGCATATAATGCCACATTTTCTTTT is from Enterococcus faecium and encodes:
- a CDS encoding acyltransferase family protein, translated to MEKQKRLKNSRYITGFDGLRSLAVVGVIFYHLLPTSMKGGYLGVPIFFVVSGYLITDLLRQEWEQNGKINIWQFYVRRMKRLYPALVFMLVTASAYITLFQRGLLNNLRGVVVSSLLYVNNWWQINNGLSYFDRFANESPFTHIWSLAVEGQNYLVWPILFVLLMVFVRKRKWIFYTVLGTSFLSAILMMILYTPGGDPTRVYYGTDTRLFSIWLGSALAFVWPSTRLKKNIPKQAKNILNIAGGISLLALILCFFFLDDHYNFIYYGGMLLVSLLCVVLVAVTAHPGASLNRWLTNPVFTWIGKRSYGIYLYQFPVMIFYEAKVTDIADHVLLHTLVEITLILIISELSYRYVERPLARFDYGRTFQVMKGWFSKPIISKSKPWVVPGTLLVAIALVGFVTAPKNAVTADQKQLQAKIAESKKLAEETRNNSENTTSSVDQAILDKYELSKAQGNKAQKLELTAFGDSVMLDAATDLQELYPKVVVDGDVGRQLYASVPYIEKLKEQDLLKDTVLIGLGTNGSFSEAQFDSVMDAIGDRKVYWVNVRVPTKRWQNDVNAMLEQMTKKYDNMTLIDWYSYSNDHSDWFYDDQVHPNPEGMTHYIHLVSEALLGGSSSTNSSETNVTE
- a CDS encoding GIY-YIG nuclease family protein, which encodes MANEHYFYVLFCKDQTFYGGYTTDLSRRLEEHNNGTGAKYTRLQKRRPVKMIHAEVFSSRSEATKAEAAFKKLTRKQKERYLQTHSTVLLPESI
- the aspS gene encoding aspartate--tRNA ligase; this translates as MAQRTIYCGLVSEQQLEQTVTLKGWVQKRRDLGGVIFIDLRDREGIVQIVFNPEINKEAWEIADKCRSEYVIEVTGEVRRRGENAVNPKMATGEFEVIASEIVILNQAKTPPFQIEDDQAISDEIRLKYRYLDLRRPKMTKNIKLRNATTKAIRHYLDDNDFLDIETPYLGKSTPEGARDYLVPSRVHAGHFYALPQSPQLFKQLLMNAGFDRYYQIVRCFRDEDLRGDRQPEFTQVDIETTFLTAEEIQTYTEGLIAKVMKEVRGIEVTLPFPRMTYDEAMARYGSDKPDTRFDMELIDLSDTVKEVEFKVFQMALENGGVVKALNAKGAADRYSRKDMDQLGQYVGQFGAKGLAWLKVEEDGLKGPIAKFMGEATEAIIKATDAKPGDLLMFGADKSEIVAAALGAIRTRLGKELGLIDESKFNFLWVTDWPQFEFSEEEGRYVSAHHPFTMPKEEDIPLLAEDPAKVYAEAYDIVLNGYELGGGSIRIHTRELQEKVLETLGFTKEQMEEQFGFLLTALDYGFPPHGGIALGLDRFAMLLAGEDNIREVIAFPKNGKAADVMSDAPSMVSPLQLFELNIDVTNIEE
- a CDS encoding YitT family protein; this encodes MKKTFENWAYHDYTTKLSVSIVYALIASVALNFFYQPGHIYSSGITGLAQILTTLSKSLIGFEVPVSTTLYLLNIPLFVLAWLKIGKKFTIFTFITVTLTSLCIHILPETVLSTDPIICALFGGAVMGLGIGLALRNGLSSGGLDIVSITIRKKTGKSIGSISIYFNALIVFVAGILFGWQYMFYSTLSIFVSGKVTDVVYTKQKKMQVMIVTKHPEKVVNEIQNCMRRGITIINEAEGAYKHDKQTVLMTIVTRYELPLLREAMKASDPQAFVSIAENVQILGRFYEDGI
- a CDS encoding lysophospholipid acyltransferase family protein produces the protein MFYRFMRGVVRVLLALVNGNARYENKEVLPQDENYILVAPHRTWWDPLYLAVAAAPKEFSFMAKEELFKNPVLRFILTRSNAFPVKRENPGPSVIKTPVKILKSTNLSLIMFPSGTRHATELKGGMALISRMSKAKIVPAVYQGPLTLGDLFKRQRVTVRFGEPIDLSDIKKTDKEGMAEIERRTQAAFDKLDKEVNPDFKYEVKKK
- a CDS encoding aldo/keto reductase gives rise to the protein MAEIRIGHSQVYAEQLGLGANAVGGHNLFDGLEDETGKQVVRTALNSGINLIDTAYAYGNGRSEELIGEVLKEKEYDRSRVVIATKAAHVPNKGRTFDNSPEFLKQSVEDALKRLQTDYIDIFYIHFPDESTPKNESVATLHELKEAGKIRAVGVSNFTLEQLKEANADGYVDVVEDKYSLIHRQAEKELFPYLEKNKISFVPYFPLASGLLTGKYELGEEKQFGEGDPRKRNPDFQGERFREILTAVDVLRPIAKRYQATPAQLVLAWYMKNPRVSVVIPGAKRPEQVSDNVQALDLHLSNEDYQTIDEAFRGF
- the hisS gene encoding histidine--tRNA ligase, with amino-acid sequence MSFQRPKGTNDILPGESEKWQFVEETARLLFRDYQYNEMRTPIFEHYEVISRSVGDTTDIVSKEMYDFYDKGERHVTLRPEGTAPIVRSFVEHKLFGPEYAKPFKTFYMGPMFRYERPQKGRLRQFHQIGVEAFGSENPATDVESMVMALDFFKQLGITQIRLVINSLGDKETRQAYRQALIDYLLPFESELSEDSKRRLHENPLRVLDSKDKRDQKFVAEAPSILDYLSEPAQKHFDTVVSMLDALAVPYEIDSNMVRGLDYYTHTIFEIMSDAPKMGAQATICAGGRYDNLVEELGGPSTPGFGFAMGIERLLLTMEAEEVVIPAFNELDAYVVALGDETNIEALKVVQAIRNFGFSADRDFMNRKAKAQFKTADKANAKLVLVIGEDELASQTINVKAMASRKEKSFPLEEIYEHFDEVYDEMTLFE
- a CDS encoding cytochrome P450, translated to MKEVPVVDIKITDLKKLYQKGYNMLEELRHEADAPVVKAKIFNKEAITIYGSSAAKVFYDPRNFKRKGAMPKLVLKTLFGQGGVQTLDGAAHHHRKNIFMDLMTPERMEDYHRILDKNLTQALEAQHGQFELFDLSKMVFFTSICEWAGINLSAISKDEVEKLAEYQISMISGTFTSPIDHIKGVENRKKSEKWAQGLIEEARQNPVAGKENVALYAFANATDLDGQLLPLEVAAVELLNIIRPTVALTVWAALMGHALFSRPDLYQQLKNDFSTLQDPFIQEMRRYYPFFPMLPAISLKEVEVDGYRIPEGSWVILDLYGTDHDERTVEAPDSFMIKRYVGKAKDISYKEEYEMIAQGGGNFRQMHRCAGEWITLHSLRVFSDQLVNKFEFSVPEQDWTIPFNQFPTYPNSRALLYKN
- a CDS encoding tRNA1(Val) (adenine(37)-N6)-methyltransferase, translating into MLHEDERIDQLYAEDIKIIQSSKVFSFSLDAVLLAHFSRVPKKGKIVDLCAGNGAVGLFLSKRTQAAIDAIELQPRLADMARRSIALNHLNEQMTVHTIDLKDSLSVVRHNSCDLVVCNPPYFKGLPTNKTNPNKHLAIARHEIHTTLEEVIDISSKLLKTNGRFTMVHRPDRFLEIIQVMEDYRIAPKRIQFVYPKPGKEANILLVEGIKEGKLDGFKVAPPLITYNMDGEYTAEIREMLYGK